A region from the Catellatospora sp. TT07R-123 genome encodes:
- a CDS encoding CoA ester lyase → MAALGRSRRSCLAVPGSSVKMLGKAQGLPADQVFLDLEDAVAPLAKPEARKNIVAALNEGDWAGKTRVVRVNDLTTPWTYRDVIEIVEGAGANLDCIMLPKVQSAAHVEWLDLTLTQLEKTLGLPVGGIGIEAQIENAAGLVNVDAIAAASPRVETIIFGPADFMASINMKSLVVGALIPSYPGDPYHYILMRILMAARMHGKQAIDGPYLQIKDVDGFTEVARRSAALGFDGKWVLHPGQLDAANEVYSPAQADYDHAELILDAYDYYTSEQGGRLGAVMLGDEMIDEASRKMALVISAKGRAAGMTRTTAFTPPA, encoded by the coding sequence ATGGCCGCGTTGGGGCGTTCCCGCAGGTCTTGCCTTGCCGTGCCGGGGTCCAGCGTCAAGATGCTCGGAAAAGCCCAGGGCCTGCCCGCCGACCAGGTCTTCCTGGACCTGGAGGACGCGGTCGCCCCGCTGGCCAAGCCCGAGGCGCGCAAGAACATCGTGGCCGCGCTCAACGAGGGCGACTGGGCGGGCAAGACCCGCGTGGTCCGGGTCAACGACCTCACCACGCCGTGGACCTACCGCGACGTCATCGAGATCGTCGAGGGTGCCGGGGCCAACCTGGACTGCATCATGCTGCCCAAGGTGCAGAGCGCCGCGCACGTCGAGTGGCTCGACCTCACGCTGACCCAGCTGGAGAAGACGCTCGGCCTGCCCGTCGGCGGCATCGGCATCGAGGCCCAGATCGAGAACGCCGCCGGGCTGGTCAACGTGGACGCCATCGCCGCGGCCTCGCCCCGGGTGGAGACCATCATCTTCGGCCCCGCCGACTTCATGGCCTCGATCAACATGAAGTCCCTGGTCGTGGGCGCGCTCATCCCGAGCTACCCGGGCGACCCGTACCACTACATCCTGATGCGCATCCTCATGGCCGCGCGCATGCACGGCAAGCAGGCCATCGACGGCCCGTACCTGCAGATCAAGGATGTGGACGGGTTCACCGAGGTGGCCCGGCGCTCGGCCGCGCTGGGCTTCGACGGCAAGTGGGTGCTGCACCCCGGCCAGCTCGACGCGGCCAACGAGGTCTACTCGCCGGCGCAGGCCGACTACGACCACGCCGAGCTGATCCTCGACGCGTACGACTACTACACCTCCGAGCAGGGCGGCAGGCTCGGCGCGGTGATGCTCGGCGACGAGATGATCGACGAGGCGTCCCGCAAGATGGCGCTGGTCATCTCCGCCAAGGGCCGCGCCGCGGGCATGACCCGCACGACCGCCTTCACCCCGCCCGCCTGA
- a CDS encoding heavy-metal-associated domain-containing protein, with the protein MSVRTTYQISGMTCGHCVTAVTAELTALPGVRDVQVDLAAGTAEITSDSVLPIDEVRNAVDEAGYQLAGIDA; encoded by the coding sequence ATGTCGGTTCGGACGACATACCAGATCTCGGGGATGACCTGCGGGCACTGCGTCACCGCGGTGACCGCCGAGCTGACCGCGCTGCCCGGCGTGCGCGACGTCCAGGTGGACCTCGCCGCGGGCACCGCCGAGATCACCAGCGACTCGGTGCTGCCCATCGACGAGGTGCGCAACGCCGTCGACGAGGCCGGCTACCAGCTGGCGGGCATCGATGCCTGA
- the ddaH gene encoding dimethylargininase: protein MTERDLLPTRQPRPRTYLMCPPEHYVVEYAINPWMDTTTPVDTALAVKQWDGLRQTMVDLGHTVHVLKPTPGLPDMVFAANGAFVVDGVAYGAKFRYPQRADEAAGHRAFYEAGDDYRFVAPTQINEGEGDFAYLPNAHGGIALAGYGFRTEPAAHAEAAEALGRPVISLKLVDPRFYHLDVALAALDDENVTYFPGAFSEASQRVLAQLFPNAVIADEADALAFALNLVSDGRNVVINTESAAFAEKVAAAGYHPVAVELSELKKGGGSIKCCIAELRD, encoded by the coding sequence GTGACAGAGCGTGACCTCCTCCCCACCCGTCAGCCCCGGCCTCGCACGTACCTGATGTGCCCGCCGGAGCACTACGTCGTCGAGTACGCGATCAATCCGTGGATGGACACCACCACCCCGGTCGACACCGCGCTCGCCGTGAAGCAGTGGGACGGCCTCCGCCAGACCATGGTCGACCTCGGCCACACCGTGCACGTGCTGAAGCCGACCCCGGGCCTGCCCGACATGGTCTTCGCGGCCAACGGCGCGTTCGTGGTCGACGGCGTGGCGTACGGGGCGAAGTTCCGCTACCCGCAGCGTGCCGACGAGGCCGCCGGCCACCGCGCCTTCTACGAGGCCGGCGACGACTACCGCTTCGTGGCCCCGACCCAGATCAACGAGGGCGAGGGCGACTTCGCGTACCTGCCGAACGCGCACGGCGGCATCGCGCTGGCCGGGTACGGCTTCCGCACCGAGCCCGCCGCGCACGCCGAGGCCGCCGAGGCCCTGGGCCGCCCGGTGATCTCGCTGAAGCTGGTCGACCCGCGCTTCTACCACCTGGACGTGGCCCTGGCCGCGCTGGACGACGAGAACGTCACGTACTTCCCGGGCGCCTTCTCCGAGGCGTCGCAGCGGGTGCTGGCCCAGCTGTTCCCGAACGCCGTCATCGCCGACGAGGCCGACGCGCTCGCGTTCGCGCTCAACCTGGTCAGCGACGGCCGCAACGTCGTGATCAACACCGAGTCGGCCGCGTTCGCCGAGAAGGTCGCCGCGGCGGGCTACCACCCGGTGGCGGTCGAGCTGAGCGAGCTGAAGAAGGGCGGCGGCAGCATCAAGTGCTGCATCGCCGAGCTGCGCGACTGA
- a CDS encoding intein-containing Rv2578c family radical SAM protein produces MRWSNLTASTPTDDDAPAQLELPGAVVRTFDTPGFAGTTFYEVKAKSLINRVTGDRRGVPFEYTINPYRGCTHACTYCLAAETPVLLADGRTRPIAQLRAGDAIVGTVRDGAYRRYTVTQVRDVWSTVKPAYRVTLADGTELVASGDHRFLTDRGWKHVTGARTGPGQRPHLTTGNKLMGTGAFAEPPKESTDYRRGYLAGMLRPEPDTGAYRDPYGEQPRFRLGGEEPQALSRTIGYLRELGTHTAEFRRSGTRTGLSTYARRDLELVTSLTQLPEDLGDGDGAAADWAKGFLAGVFDAEGSHTQGLFRIVHSSPELVEPTRAALRRFGFAFAVEDRRDPIGLLSLRLLGGLTEKLRFFHLVDPAVTRKRTVDGIAIKGSAPLHVTSVEPLGLELPLWDISTGTGDFIANGVVSHNCFARNTHSYLDLDTGHDFDSKIVVKVNAPEVLRRELRSRSWHGQPIAMGTNVDCYQRAEGRYELMPGILAALRDAANPFSILTKGTLILRDLPLLEQAAERTRVSVAMSIGFLDERLWRGVESGTPSPARRLDAVRRMTEAGLRVGVLMAPILPGLTDSDEQLDACVAALVEAGAASITPLVLHLRPGAREWYLAWLAEHHPELVPLYERLYPGQRAYTGADYQRLVAARVRRATRRHGMPAREELARELSINGSSPVEPERAEPAPDTQLTLC; encoded by the coding sequence GTGCGCTGGAGCAACCTGACCGCGAGCACCCCGACCGACGACGACGCGCCGGCGCAGCTTGAGCTGCCCGGTGCCGTCGTCCGCACCTTCGACACCCCGGGCTTCGCCGGCACCACGTTCTATGAGGTCAAGGCGAAGTCCCTGATCAACCGGGTGACGGGCGACCGGCGCGGGGTGCCGTTCGAATACACGATCAACCCCTACCGGGGCTGCACCCACGCGTGCACCTACTGCCTGGCCGCCGAGACGCCCGTGCTGCTGGCCGACGGGCGCACCCGGCCCATCGCGCAGCTGCGCGCAGGAGACGCGATCGTCGGCACGGTCCGCGACGGGGCCTACCGGCGCTACACCGTCACCCAGGTGCGTGACGTGTGGTCGACGGTCAAGCCCGCCTACCGGGTGACCCTGGCCGACGGCACCGAGCTGGTGGCCAGCGGCGACCACAGGTTCCTCACCGACCGGGGCTGGAAGCACGTGACCGGCGCCCGCACCGGCCCGGGGCAGCGGCCGCACCTGACCACCGGCAACAAGCTGATGGGCACCGGCGCCTTCGCCGAGCCGCCCAAGGAGTCGACGGACTACCGGCGCGGCTACCTGGCGGGCATGCTGCGCCCCGAACCCGACACCGGCGCCTACCGCGATCCATACGGCGAGCAGCCCCGGTTCCGCCTCGGCGGGGAGGAGCCGCAGGCGCTCAGCCGCACCATCGGCTACCTGCGCGAGCTGGGCACGCACACGGCGGAGTTCCGCCGCAGCGGCACGCGCACCGGCCTGAGCACGTACGCCCGGCGCGACCTGGAGCTGGTCACCTCGCTGACCCAGCTGCCCGAGGACCTGGGCGACGGCGACGGGGCGGCAGCCGACTGGGCCAAGGGCTTCCTCGCCGGGGTGTTCGACGCCGAGGGCAGCCACACCCAGGGACTGTTCCGCATCGTGCACAGCAGCCCCGAGCTGGTCGAGCCGACCCGGGCGGCGCTGCGCCGGTTCGGGTTCGCGTTCGCCGTCGAGGACCGGCGCGATCCGATCGGCCTGCTCAGCCTGCGCCTGCTGGGCGGCCTGACCGAGAAGCTGCGCTTCTTCCACCTGGTCGACCCGGCGGTGACCCGCAAGCGCACCGTCGACGGCATCGCGATCAAGGGCAGCGCGCCGCTGCACGTCACCTCGGTCGAGCCGCTCGGCCTGGAGCTGCCCCTGTGGGACATCAGCACCGGCACCGGCGACTTCATCGCCAACGGCGTGGTCAGCCACAACTGCTTCGCCCGCAACACCCACAGCTACCTCGACCTCGACACCGGGCACGACTTCGACTCCAAGATCGTGGTCAAGGTGAACGCGCCGGAGGTGCTGCGCCGCGAGCTGCGCTCCCGCAGCTGGCACGGCCAGCCGATCGCCATGGGCACCAACGTGGACTGCTACCAGCGGGCCGAGGGGCGATACGAGCTGATGCCGGGCATCCTCGCCGCGCTGCGCGACGCGGCCAACCCGTTCTCGATCCTGACCAAGGGCACGCTGATCCTGCGCGACCTGCCGCTGCTGGAGCAGGCCGCCGAGCGGACCCGGGTGTCGGTGGCGATGTCGATCGGCTTCCTCGACGAGCGGCTGTGGCGCGGCGTCGAGTCGGGCACGCCCAGTCCAGCGCGGCGGCTGGACGCGGTGCGGCGGATGACCGAGGCGGGCCTGCGCGTCGGAGTGCTGATGGCACCGATCCTGCCCGGCCTGACCGACTCCGACGAGCAGCTCGACGCCTGCGTCGCGGCGCTGGTCGAGGCCGGGGCCGCCAGCATCACGCCGCTGGTGCTGCACCTGCGGCCGGGCGCCCGGGAGTGGTATCTGGCCTGGCTGGCCGAGCACCACCCGGAACTGGTGCCGCTGTACGAGCGGCTCTACCCCGGGCAGCGGGCATACACGGGGGCGGACTACCAGCGGCTGGTGGCGGCGCGGGTGCGCCGGGCGACCCGGCGGCACGGGATGCCCGCGCGCGAGGAGCTCGCCCGGGAGCTGTCGATCAACGGGTCATCGCCGGTCGAGCCGGAGCGGGCCGAGCCCGCCCCGGACACCCAGCTCACGCTTTGTTGA
- a CDS encoding SDR family NAD(P)-dependent oxidoreductase, translating to MEDLTASQKVNDPGHVVITGATSGIGQAGAIALARAGWRVTVVGRDAARVEATLALVGAAATGPAPAGALADFARLDDVRALAERLSGERIDVLANNAGVVARSRVTTVDGHELTIQTNHLAPFLLTSLLRERLAPGARIVNTASVAHNTGSLDPDNLDRTGGVYSAWLAYGGSKRANILFAAEAARRWPDLLSYSFHPGVVRTRFGTPLAKLFYKIAPGLATPEQGADQLVWLSTADPAQLVNGGYYVSRKLTPPNPAIRDPQLAARVWEASAKAVGL from the coding sequence GTGGAAGATCTCACGGCGTCCCAGAAGGTGAACGACCCCGGTCATGTGGTGATCACGGGCGCCACCTCGGGCATCGGCCAGGCGGGCGCGATCGCCCTGGCCCGAGCGGGCTGGCGGGTGACCGTCGTCGGTCGCGACGCCGCCCGCGTTGAAGCGACGCTGGCGCTGGTCGGGGCGGCGGCGACCGGTCCGGCTCCGGCCGGTGCGCTGGCCGACTTCGCCCGGCTCGACGACGTGCGGGCACTGGCCGAGCGGCTGTCCGGCGAGCGGATCGACGTGCTGGCCAACAACGCGGGCGTGGTGGCGCGCTCCCGGGTCACCACCGTGGACGGTCACGAACTGACGATCCAGACCAACCACCTGGCGCCGTTCCTGCTGACCAGCCTGCTGCGGGAACGGCTGGCCCCCGGCGCCCGGATCGTGAACACGGCATCGGTGGCGCACAACACGGGCAGCCTCGACCCGGACAACCTGGACCGGACCGGCGGGGTGTACAGCGCCTGGCTGGCGTACGGCGGTTCGAAGCGGGCGAACATCCTGTTCGCCGCAGAGGCGGCCCGGCGCTGGCCGGACCTGCTCAGCTACTCGTTCCACCCCGGCGTGGTGCGCACCCGGTTCGGCACCCCGCTGGCGAAGCTGTTCTACAAGATCGCACCCGGTCTGGCCACTCCGGAGCAGGGTGCCGACCAGCTCGTGTGGCTGTCCACGGCGGATCCGGCCCAGCTGGTCAACGGCGGCTACTACGTCTCGCGCAAGCTGACCCCGCCCAACCCGGCCATCCGCGACCCGCAGCTGGCCGCACGGGTATGGGAGGCCAGCGCCAAGGCCGTCGGTCTCTGA
- a CDS encoding DUF4190 domain-containing protein: protein MTYPPPPGQDPYGNPPAGNPYAPQPPATPDPYAVPATPDPYSVPPASGSPYQQPPVSAQPYGQYAYGQQPYPQPASGGTNGMAIASLVLGIAGVLTCCCYGFGALPGLIGAILGHLSMKQIRERNQDGRGLAIAGIATGWAGVALSVGMLALIVIGVVSDPNLLNDIQNGSR from the coding sequence ATGACCTACCCGCCGCCCCCCGGCCAGGACCCCTACGGCAACCCGCCCGCCGGGAACCCCTACGCCCCCCAGCCGCCGGCCACGCCCGACCCGTACGCCGTCCCGGCCACGCCGGACCCGTACTCGGTGCCGCCGGCCTCGGGCAGCCCGTACCAGCAGCCGCCGGTGTCCGCCCAGCCCTACGGCCAGTACGCGTACGGCCAGCAGCCGTACCCGCAGCCGGCCTCGGGCGGCACCAACGGCATGGCCATCGCCTCCCTGGTGCTCGGCATCGCCGGCGTGCTGACCTGCTGCTGCTACGGCTTCGGCGCGCTGCCCGGCCTGATCGGCGCGATCCTCGGCCACCTGAGCATGAAGCAGATCCGGGAGCGCAACCAGGACGGCCGCGGCCTGGCCATCGCCGGTATCGCCACCGGCTGGGCCGGCGTGGCGCTCTCGGTGGGCATGCTGGCGCTGATCGTCATCGGCGTGGTCAGCGACCCGAACCTGCTGAACGACATCCAGAACGGCAGCAGGTAG
- a CDS encoding DUF3817 domain-containing protein: MNGALTRYRVIAWIVGVMLLLLTLVAMPMKYFGDNGTGVTVIAPIHGWLYVVYLVLAADLARRAQWGVKKMLVVALAGTIPFFSFVAERMVVGWIKGTDASPELNKA, encoded by the coding sequence ATGAACGGCGCGCTGACCCGCTACCGCGTGATCGCCTGGATCGTGGGCGTGATGCTGCTCCTGCTCACGCTGGTGGCGATGCCCATGAAGTATTTCGGCGACAACGGCACCGGCGTCACCGTCATCGCCCCGATCCACGGCTGGCTGTACGTGGTCTACCTGGTGCTCGCCGCCGACCTGGCCCGCCGCGCCCAGTGGGGCGTCAAGAAGATGCTGGTCGTCGCACTGGCCGGCACCATCCCGTTCTTCTCGTTCGTGGCCGAGCGCATGGTCGTCGGCTGGATCAAGGGCACCGACGCGAGCCCGGAGCTCAACAAAGCGTGA
- a CDS encoding acyl-CoA dehydrogenase family protein produces the protein MARLARTPGLTDVQTAILETVREFADKEIIPRAQQLEHDDRYPDEILAGMRDMGLFGLTISEEYGGLGESLLTYALVVEELSRGWMSVSGIVNTHFIVAYLIGQHGSAEQKRRLLPRMATGEVRGAFSMSEPGCGSDVSAITSKAVRDGDTYVLNGQKMWLTNGAYSSVVATLVKTDQGADTVYGNMTTFLLEKEPGFGQTAPGLTIPGKIDKMGYKGVETTEMVLDGHRVPESAVLGGADLAGRGFYQMMDGIEVGRVNVAARACGISIRAFELAMAYAQQRRTFGKAIAEHQAIAFKLAEMGTKIEAAHALMVNAARLKDSGQRNDVEAGMAKLLASEYCHEIVTESFRIHGGYGYSKEYEIERLMREAPFLLIGEGTSEIQKTIISRGLLKEYRAR, from the coding sequence ATGGCCCGTCTCGCCCGTACTCCCGGATTGACCGACGTGCAGACCGCGATCCTCGAGACGGTACGCGAGTTCGCCGACAAGGAGATCATCCCCAGGGCGCAGCAGCTCGAACACGATGACCGATACCCGGACGAGATCCTCGCCGGGATGCGCGACATGGGCCTGTTCGGGCTGACGATCTCGGAGGAGTACGGCGGCCTCGGCGAGTCGCTGCTGACCTACGCGCTCGTGGTCGAGGAGCTCTCCCGCGGCTGGATGTCGGTGTCCGGCATCGTCAACACGCACTTCATCGTGGCGTACCTGATCGGCCAGCACGGCTCGGCGGAGCAGAAGCGGCGGCTGCTGCCCCGGATGGCCACCGGCGAGGTGCGCGGCGCCTTCAGCATGTCCGAGCCGGGCTGCGGCTCCGACGTCTCGGCGATCACCTCGAAGGCGGTGCGCGACGGCGACACCTACGTCCTCAACGGCCAGAAGATGTGGCTGACCAACGGGGCGTACTCCTCGGTGGTGGCGACGCTGGTCAAGACCGACCAGGGCGCCGACACGGTCTACGGCAACATGACGACGTTCCTGCTGGAGAAGGAGCCCGGGTTCGGGCAGACGGCGCCCGGCCTCACCATCCCCGGCAAGATCGACAAGATGGGCTACAAGGGCGTCGAGACCACCGAGATGGTCCTCGACGGCCATCGGGTGCCCGAGTCGGCGGTGCTCGGCGGCGCCGACCTGGCCGGTCGCGGCTTCTACCAGATGATGGACGGCATCGAGGTCGGCCGGGTCAACGTCGCCGCCCGTGCCTGCGGCATCTCCATCCGCGCGTTCGAGCTGGCCATGGCGTACGCCCAGCAGCGCCGCACCTTCGGCAAGGCCATCGCCGAGCACCAGGCGATCGCGTTCAAGCTCGCCGAGATGGGCACCAAGATCGAGGCGGCGCACGCGCTCATGGTCAACGCCGCGCGGCTGAAGGACTCCGGCCAGCGCAACGACGTCGAGGCGGGCATGGCCAAGCTGCTGGCCAGCGAATACTGCCACGAGATCGTCACCGAGTCGTTCCGCATCCACGGCGGCTACGGCTACTCCAAGGAGTACGAGATCGAGCGGCTGATGCGCGAGGCGCCGTTCCTGCTCATCGGCGAGGGCACCAGCGAGATCCAGAAGACGATCATCTCGCGCGGCCTGCTCAAGGAGTACCGGGCCCGCTGA
- a CDS encoding MaoC family dehydratase, producing MQFGRYYEEFEVGAVYKHWPGKTVTEYDDHLFCLLTMNHHPLHLDAHYAATQTDFKRNVVVGNYIYSLLLGMSVPDVSGKAIANLEVESLRHVAPTFHGDTIYGETTVLDKRESSSKPDRGVVSVETRGYNQDGTLVCIFKRKVMVPKQP from the coding sequence ATGCAGTTCGGGCGCTACTACGAGGAATTCGAGGTCGGGGCCGTCTACAAGCACTGGCCCGGAAAGACCGTCACCGAGTACGACGACCATCTGTTCTGCCTGCTCACGATGAACCACCACCCGCTGCACCTCGACGCCCACTATGCGGCGACGCAGACGGACTTCAAGCGCAACGTGGTGGTCGGCAACTACATCTACTCGCTGCTGCTGGGCATGTCCGTGCCGGACGTCAGCGGCAAGGCCATCGCCAACCTTGAGGTCGAGTCGCTGCGCCACGTCGCGCCCACCTTCCACGGCGACACGATCTACGGCGAGACCACCGTCCTCGACAAACGTGAGTCTTCCTCCAAGCCGGACCGGGGCGTCGTCTCCGTCGAGACCCGCGGCTACAACCAGGACGGCACTCTCGTGTGCATCTTCAAACGCAAGGTGATGGTGCCGAAGCAGCCCTGA
- a CDS encoding co-chaperone YbbN, whose translation MGTVEFTTDNFVEQTSGEGITFIDFWAEWCGPCKRFAPVYERAAESHPDITFGKVDTEAQQELAAMFNIQSIPTIMAIRDDVVVYSEPGAMPDAAFTDLIKKVREIDPERLKAAKTEHEDHAH comes from the coding sequence ATGGGCACCGTGGAGTTCACGACCGACAACTTCGTGGAGCAGACCAGCGGGGAAGGCATCACCTTCATCGACTTCTGGGCGGAGTGGTGCGGGCCGTGCAAGCGCTTCGCGCCGGTGTACGAGCGTGCCGCGGAGTCACACCCCGACATCACCTTCGGCAAGGTCGACACGGAGGCGCAGCAGGAGCTGGCCGCGATGTTCAACATCCAGTCGATTCCGACGATCATGGCGATCCGGGACGACGTGGTGGTCTACTCCGAGCCCGGCGCGATGCCCGACGCGGCGTTCACCGACCTGATCAAGAAGGTGCGCGAGATCGACCCGGAGCGCCTCAAGGCCGCCAAGACCGAGCACGAGGACCACGCGCACTAG
- a CDS encoding cation-translocating P-type ATPase, producing the protein MATGQAQVIELGIGGMTCATCAGRVERKLNRVDGVSATVNFATETAHVTYPPNVSLDDLVKVVEATGYTASVPEPEQPEHSGQAAPDAGAEPDPLRQRLLVTAALTVPVVLLSMVPALQFPNWQWLAFTLASPVAVWGAWPFHRAALLNARHGTATMDTLISLGVLVSYGWSGWALFFGGAGTTGMTMSLSWLASRTDDPGMHLYLEVTTTLTTFLLAGRWFEHRAKRRAGSALRALLDLGAKDAVVLRDGAEVRVPVASLAVGDLFVVRPGEKIATDGEVAEGASAVDASMLTGESVPVEVGPGDRVVGATVNAGGRLVVRATRVGADTQLAQMSKLVTEAQSGKAPVQRLADRVSAVFVPVVVALSVATFGFWTAYDGGVTSAAVTAAVAVLIVACPCALGLATPTALLVGTGRGAQLGILIRGPEVLESTRRVDTVLLDKTGTVTTGVMSLVEVLPAAGITEAQLLRAAAAVEHASEHPIARAVVAGAAARGIAPAPVRDFRSLPGLGAQGTVAGRTVLVGRASLLAGHGVAAIPAQGDRKGTFAGSRQRDEQQLSSLSGMAGPLLDGGRTAVAVALDGVFAGWLLVADTVKPGSADAVARFKALGLRPVLLTGDAEGPARAVAAEVGIDEVIAGVLPAGKVDAVRRAQDGGAHRVAMVGDGVNDAAALAAADLGLAMGTGTDAAIEAADLTLVRGDLHAAADAIRLSRATLATIRGNLFWAFAYNVAALPLAAAGLVTPVLAAAAMALSSIFVVTNSLRLFRFK; encoded by the coding sequence ATGGCGACGGGGCAGGCGCAGGTCATCGAGCTGGGTATCGGCGGCATGACCTGCGCCACCTGTGCGGGCCGGGTCGAGCGCAAGCTCAACCGGGTCGACGGGGTCAGCGCGACGGTCAACTTCGCCACCGAGACCGCCCACGTGACCTACCCGCCGAACGTGTCGCTCGACGACCTGGTCAAGGTCGTCGAGGCGACGGGCTACACCGCCAGCGTGCCGGAGCCGGAGCAGCCCGAGCACTCCGGGCAGGCCGCGCCGGACGCGGGGGCCGAGCCGGACCCGCTGCGGCAGCGGCTGCTGGTCACCGCGGCGCTGACCGTGCCGGTGGTGCTGCTCAGCATGGTGCCGGCGCTCCAGTTCCCGAACTGGCAGTGGCTGGCGTTCACACTGGCCTCGCCGGTCGCGGTGTGGGGGGCGTGGCCGTTCCACCGCGCCGCCCTGCTCAACGCCCGCCACGGCACCGCCACCATGGACACGCTGATCAGCCTCGGCGTGCTGGTGTCGTACGGCTGGAGCGGGTGGGCGCTGTTCTTCGGCGGCGCCGGGACGACCGGCATGACCATGTCGCTGAGCTGGCTCGCCTCGCGCACCGACGACCCCGGCATGCACCTCTACCTGGAGGTGACCACCACGCTGACCACGTTCCTGCTGGCCGGGCGATGGTTCGAGCACCGGGCCAAGCGGCGGGCCGGGTCCGCGCTGCGCGCGCTGCTCGACCTGGGCGCCAAGGACGCGGTGGTGCTGCGCGACGGTGCCGAGGTGCGGGTGCCCGTCGCGAGCCTGGCCGTGGGCGACCTGTTCGTGGTGCGCCCCGGCGAGAAGATCGCCACGGACGGCGAGGTCGCCGAGGGGGCGAGCGCGGTCGACGCGAGCATGCTCACCGGCGAGAGCGTCCCGGTCGAGGTCGGGCCGGGTGACCGGGTCGTCGGCGCGACCGTCAACGCGGGCGGGCGCCTGGTCGTGCGGGCCACCCGGGTCGGCGCGGACACGCAGCTCGCCCAGATGTCGAAGCTGGTCACCGAGGCGCAGTCGGGCAAGGCGCCGGTGCAGCGGCTGGCCGACCGGGTGTCGGCGGTGTTCGTGCCGGTGGTCGTCGCGCTGTCGGTGGCGACGTTCGGCTTCTGGACCGCGTACGACGGGGGCGTGACCAGTGCGGCCGTGACCGCCGCGGTCGCCGTGCTGATCGTGGCGTGCCCGTGCGCGCTGGGACTGGCCACCCCGACCGCGCTGCTGGTCGGCACCGGCCGGGGCGCCCAGCTCGGCATCCTGATCCGCGGCCCCGAGGTGCTGGAGTCCACCCGCAGGGTCGACACCGTGCTGCTGGACAAGACCGGCACCGTCACCACCGGCGTGATGAGCCTGGTCGAGGTCCTGCCCGCCGCCGGGATCACCGAGGCGCAGCTGCTGCGTGCCGCGGCCGCCGTCGAGCACGCCTCCGAGCACCCGATCGCCCGCGCCGTCGTGGCGGGCGCCGCCGCCCGCGGCATCGCGCCCGCCCCGGTGCGCGACTTCCGCTCCCTACCGGGCCTGGGCGCCCAGGGCACCGTCGCAGGCCGCACGGTCCTCGTCGGCCGCGCCAGCCTCCTCGCCGGCCACGGCGTGGCCGCCATCCCCGCTCAGGGGGACCGGAAGGGCACCTTCGCCGGCTCGCGTCAGCGAGACGAGCAGCAGCTCAGCTCGCTCTCCGGGATGGCGGGGCCGCTTCTTGACGGCGGCCGCACCGCCGTGGCGGTAGCCCTCGACGGGGTGTTCGCCGGGTGGCTGCTGGTGGCGGACACGGTCAAGCCCGGTTCGGCCGACGCGGTCGCCCGCTTCAAGGCCCTCGGCCTGCGGCCGGTCCTGCTCACCGGCGACGCCGAGGGGCCGGCCCGCGCCGTCGCCGCCGAGGTGGGCATCGACGAGGTCATCGCGGGGGTGCTCCCGGCCGGCAAGGTCGACGCGGTGCGCCGGGCCCAGGACGGCGGCGCGCACCGGGTGGCGATGGTCGGCGACGGGGTCAACGACGCGGCCGCCCTGGCCGCGGCCGACCTCGGGCTGGCCATGGGCACCGGCACCGACGCCGCGATCGAGGCCGCCGACCTGACCCTGGTCCGCGGCGACCTGCACGCGGCCGCCGACGCGATCCGGCTGTCCCGGGCCACGCTGGCCACGATCAGGGGCAACCTGTTCTGGGCGTTCGCCTACAACGTCGCCGCGCTGCCGCTGGCCGCCGCCGGGCTGGTCACGCCGGTGCTCGCGGCCGCCGCGATGGCGCTGAGCAGCATCTTCGTCGTGACCAATTCGCTACGGCTGTTCCGCTTCAAGTGA
- a CDS encoding thiol-disulfide oxidoreductase DCC family protein: MSPTFIFDGDCAFCTTCANFVIRWIPTGAKVSAWQRADLASLGLTRAQCMQAVQWVADGSPAVAGPEAIGALLRSSNAFWKPVGYVLKPRAVTAVLWPLYRWVARNRHRMPGGTAACAVPLPAAPREA, encoded by the coding sequence GTGAGCCCGACCTTCATCTTCGACGGTGACTGCGCCTTCTGCACCACGTGCGCGAACTTCGTCATCAGGTGGATCCCGACCGGCGCGAAGGTGTCCGCCTGGCAGCGCGCCGACCTCGCCTCGCTCGGGCTGACCCGGGCACAGTGCATGCAGGCGGTGCAGTGGGTCGCGGACGGCAGCCCGGCCGTCGCCGGTCCCGAGGCGATCGGTGCCCTGCTGCGTTCCAGCAACGCGTTCTGGAAGCCGGTCGGATACGTGCTGAAGCCGCGCGCGGTCACCGCGGTGCTGTGGCCGCTCTACCGCTGGGTCGCCCGCAACCGCCACCGCATGCCCGGCGGCACGGCTGCCTGCGCGGTGCCGCTGCCTGCCGCGCCCCGCGAGGCCTGA